A DNA window from Helianthus annuus cultivar XRQ/B chromosome 15, HanXRQr2.0-SUNRISE, whole genome shotgun sequence contains the following coding sequences:
- the LOC110921042 gene encoding heavy metal-associated isoprenylated plant protein 21, with product MGALDYLSNFCTVTSTSIRSRRKPMQTVEIKVKMDCDGCERRVKNAVKHMKGVKTVEVNRKQSRVIVSGYVEPNQVLKRIKSTGKRAEFWPYVPYNLVSYPYVNQAYDKRAPAGFVKNVVQAVSAPNATDERITYMFSDDNPNACSIM from the exons ATGGGAGCACTTGATTACCTCTCCAACTTTTGTACTGTCACAAGCACCAGCATCAGAAGTAGAAGAAAACCAATgcag ACAGTTGAAATCAAAGTCAAAATGGACTGTGATGGATGTGAAAGAAGAGTCAAGAATGCTGTTAAGCACATGAAAG GTGTAAAGACTGTGGAGGTTAACCGAAAGCAAAGCCGAGTAATTGTTAGTGGATATGTGGAGCCAAACCAAGTGTTAAAAAGAATAAAGAGTACAGGCAAACGAGCCGAATTCTGGCCATACGTACCGTATAATTTGGTCAGTTATCCCTATGTGAACCAAGCCTACGACAAACGGGCTCCTGCGGGTTTTGTCAAGAACGTTGTTCAGGCTGTTTCGGCCCCAAACGCTACAGATGAGCGGATCACATATATGTTTAGTGACGATAACCCTAATGCTTGTTCAATCATGTAA